The following proteins are encoded in a genomic region of Alosa alosa isolate M-15738 ecotype Scorff River chromosome 10, AALO_Geno_1.1, whole genome shotgun sequence:
- the smarcd1 gene encoding SWI/SNF-related matrix-associated actin-dependent regulator of chromatin subfamily D member 1 has product MANRGGFQTSTAGGGSGGMGPGPPVGGGGPGMGPGTPSGRMGPSPGAQNHLYRSPMPGPGYPRPGMPPSSRMTPQGPPSMGPPGYGGSPVSRPGMPVMDPSRKRPAPQQIQQVQQQNRNQHAKKKKMADKILPQRIRELVPESQAYMDLLAFERKLDQTIMRKRLDIQEALKRPIKQKRKLRIFISNTFNPAKPDAEDGEGTVASWELRVEGRLLEDQAVSKYEATKQKRKFSSFFKSLVIELDKDLYGPDNHLVEWHRTPTTQETDGFQVKRPGDVGVRCTVLLMLDYQPPQFKLDPRLARLLGIHTQTRPVIIQALWQYVKTHKLQDPHEREFINCDKYLQQIFETQRMKFSEIPQRLHALLMPPEPIIINHVISVDPNDQKKTACYDIDVEVDDTLKTQMNSFLLSTASQQEIAGLDNKIHETIETINQLKTQREFMLSFARDPQGFINDWLQSQCRDLKTMTDVVGNPEEERRAEFYFQPWAQEAVCRYFYSKVQQRRQELEQALGIRNT; this is encoded by the exons ATGGCGAACCGTGGTGGTTTTCAGACATCCACAGCTGGAGGTGGAAGCGGCGGAATGGGGCCTGGTCCTCCTGTAGGTGGTGGAGGTCCAGGTATGGGTCCAGGAACACCCTCGGGTAGGATGGGACCGTCACCAGGTGCTCAAAATCATCTTTATCGCTCCCCGATGCCTGGACCTGGATACCCG AGGCCTGGGATGCCCCCTTCCAGTCGCATGACTCCTCAGGGGCCCCCCTCCATGGGCCCTCCCGGGTATGGTGGCAGCCCAGTGTCCCGCCCTGGCATGCCCGTCATGGATCCGTCCCGCAAGAGGCCCGCTCCACAGCAGATTCAACAGGTCCAGCAGCAGAACCGCAACCAGCA tgcaaaaaagaagaaaatggcTGACAAGATTCTACCTCAGAGG ATTAGAGAACTAGTGCCCGAGTCTCAGGCCTACATGGACCTGCTGGCCTTTGAGAGGAAACTCGATCAGACCATCATGCGCAAGAGACTGGACATCCAGGAGGCTCTCAAACGACCTATCAAG CAAAAGAGAAAGCTGCGCATCTTTATCTCCAACACCTTCAACCCCGCCAAACCTGATGCAGAGGATGGGGAGGGCACTGTTGCATCATGGGAACTCCGTGTCGAGGGTCGCTTGCTAGAGGAT CAGGCCGTGTCCAAGTATGAGGCCACCAAGCAGAAGAGGAAGTTCTCCTCCTTCTTCAAATCCCTGGTCATCGAGTTGGATAAGGACCTCTATGGGCCGGATAATCATTTGGTCGAG TGGCACAGGACCCCTACCACCCAGGAGACGGATGGTTTCCAGGTGAAGAGGCCGGGAGATGTTGGAGTGCGCTGCACAGTCCTGCTCATGCTTGACTACCAG CCCCCCCAGTTTAAGCTGGACCCGCGGCTGGCCAGGCTGCTGGGGATCCACACCCAAACCCGGCCGGTCATCATCCAGGCCCTGTGGCAGTACGTCAAGACCCACAAGCTCCAGGACCCGCACGAGCGCGAGTTCATCAATTGTGACAAATACCtccagcag atctttgAGACCCAGAGGATGAAGTTCTCTGAGATTCCTCAGCGTCTACACGCTCTGCTCATGCCCCCAGAGCCAATCATCATCAACCATGTCATAAG cgtggacCCTAATGACCAGAAGAAGACCGCCTGCTATGACATCGACGTTGAGGTGGACGACACCCTTAAGACTCAGATGAACTCTTTTCTGCTGTCCACTGCAAGCCAGCAGGAAATCGCTGGCCTGGACAACAAG ATCCATGAGACCATTGAGACCATCAATCAGCTGAAGACCCAGAGAGAGTTCATGCTGAGCTTCGCCAGAGACCCACAGGGCTTTATCAACGACTGGCTACAGTCTCAGTGCAGAGACCtcaag acaatGACTGACGTGGTTGGGAACCCAGAAGAGGAGCGTCGTGCCGAGTTCTACTTCCAGCCCTGGGCTCAAGAGGCTGTGTGCCGCTACTTCTACTCTAAg GTCCAGCAGAGGAGGCAGGAGCTGGAGCAGGCTCTGGGCATCAGGAACACATAA